ACTGGGGCGCATCGTACCTCGTCAACGACGTCTATCTTCGCTTCATCCGCCCCGGTGCGAGCCCGCGCGCGCAGGTGCTGGCCTCGCGCATCGCCACGGGCCTCATGATGACCCTCTCGCTCGTCGTCATGGCGTTTCTCTCCGACGTCGAGCAGGGCTGGAAGCTCATCCTCGGTCTCGGCGCGGGCACGGGACTCGTGCTCATCCTCCGCTGGTACTGGTGGCGCATCAACGCCTGGTCCGAGATCAGCGCGATGACGGCGTCCTTCGTCACCGCGGTGGCGTTGCAGCTCGCGCGGGTGGACACGGGCAATACGTCGAGCACCGACTACGCGTTCGCGATGCTGGGGACGGTGGCTGTCACCACTGTCGTCTGGCTCGCCGCGACTTTCGCTACCGCGCCCGAGTCGGCCGAGACGCTGGAGCGGTTCTACCGCCGGGTGCGGCCCGGCGGCGCGGGGTGGCGCCGGGTCTCCAAGCGACTGGGTTACGGAGACGATCCGATCCCGGGCGGCGCGCTCTCATGGATGAACTGGGCCGCGGGCGTCGTGGCGGTCTACGCGGCGGTGTTCGGCACCGGCGCGCTCGTGACGGGGAGGCGCGGATCGGGCGTGGTGTATCTCACCATAGCGGTCGCCGCCTTCGTGTTGATCCAGCGTAACTTGCGCGCCGATCCGCAGCTCACCGCCCGCGTTGACACCGCACCGGCCACTCTCTAGCTTTCGCCGAGAATCAGCGGAGGAGTGTCGCAATGAGCAGCATCGAGCAGCAGGCGCCGGCAGCAGGGTTTGCCCTCACGATTACGTCTCGCGCCGCGCAAGAGGTGCTCAAGTTCATCGCCGCCGAGCAGGTGCCGGCCGACACGGCCGGTCTCCGGGTGAGCGTGCTCCCGGGCGGCTGCTCGGGCTTCAAGTACAGCCTCAACATCGAGGAGCGTCCGCTCGAGGACGACCTGACGTTCGAGGCGGGCGGCGTGCGGGTGTTCGTGGACGGGTTCAGCGCGCAGTACCTGAACGGCGTCACCGTAGACTACGTCTCGTCGATGCAGGGCTCCGGCTTCACCTTCAGCAACCCGAACGCCACCGGCGGCTGCGGCTGCGGGAGCAGCTTTACCGCCTGACCGCGGCGAGGGTGCGCGCGCTGCACCGGTCGTGACTCGAGAAACGGGGGCCTCGGATTCGGGGCCCCCGTTTACCGTTCGTGACTTTCCGTGTACGCTTCGGCCTTGTCCTCCCTCGATCTCTTCGTCATTCTCGCCTACTGTGCCACGTCGCTCGGCGTGGGGCTCTGGGTTGCGCGCAACCCGCGCACCGCGGGCGACTACTTCCTCGGCGCGCGCGACCTTCCGGCGTGGGCCATCCTGCTCTCCATTGTCGCCACCGAGACCTCGGCCATCACGGTCATCTCGATCCCGGGCACCGGCGCCCGCGGCGATCTCACCTTTCTCCAGCTCGCGCTCGGCTTCATCATCGGACGGATCGCCGTCGCCGTGTGGCTTCTGCCCGGCTACTTTCGGGGCGAGCAGGAGACCGCGTACGCGCGGCTCGGCTCGCGCTTCGGCACGGGGACCCGGCGCACGATGTCCGGGATCTTTCTCGTAACCCGGTTCCTCGGTGACGGCGTCAGGATCTTCGCCAGCGCGATTCCGCTGGCGCTCGTGACCGGCTGGAGTGCACCGGTCTCGATCCTCGTCATCGGCACGGTGACGATGGTGTACACCTGGTTCGGCGGCTTCAAGGCCGTGGTCTGGGCCGACGTGTTTCAGTTGAGCGTGTACGTCGCGGGCGGGGTCGTGGCGCTCGCCATCGCATGCCACCTCGCCGGCGGCGTCGAAATGGTGCTGGCGCAGGCGGCCGAGATGGGCAAGCTTCGCATGATCGATCCGACGATCAGCTTTACGCGCACCTACACCCTCCTTGGCGGCCTCATCGGCGGCGCGATGCTCTCGGCGGCCTCACATGGCACCGACCACCTCATCGTGCAACGGCTGCTCGCCTCCCGCTCGCTCCGCGACGCGCGCACCGCCCTCGTGGGATCGGGCTTCGCGGTATTCGCGCAGTTCCTGCTTTTCCTGCTCGTCGGCACCGCAATCTGGGCGGCGGCGGCCGTACCGGCCTCGGCGGCGTCGGATCAGATCTTCCCCCGCTTTGTGATCGAGCGCCTGCCGGCAGGACTCGCGGGACTCGTCGTCGCCGGCATCCTGGCCGCCGCCATGGGCACCCACAGCTCGGCCATCAACGCACTGGCTTCGTCGCTCACGCACGATCTCTACGTGGGCTGGACCGGCCGGCGCGACCCGGTGCACCTGCTGCGGGTGGGACGCCTGTTCTCGGCCGCATGGGCCATCCTGCTCATGGCCGGCGCGCTGCTCTTCTATGCGTTCGATTCCGAGGGGCGGACGCCGGTGGTGGTACTCGCGCTCTCGGTTGCCTCGATCGCGTACGGCGGGCTGCTCGGCGCCTACGTGCTCGCCGGCAAGTGGTCGCGCGCGTCCGGCCGCGACGTCATCGCCGGAGTGGTCGTATCGCTCGCCGTGATGCTCGTCGTGTTCTTTGCGAGCGCGCTCGCGCGGCAGCCGGGGTTGGGCTGGCTCACGCCGGCCGCGCGGCTCGCGTGGCCCTGGTACGTGCCGCTCGGCACGCTGCTCACCGTGGGCGTGGCCCTTCTTGCCGGCCGATTCGCGCCGGCGCCGGCGCGGGGAAAGGCGATATGGATCGAGTCCTGATCGGCGTCGACGCGGGCGGCAGCAAAACGAGCGCCGTGGTGGCCGAGGGAGAGACCGTGCTTGCCCGCACCACCGGACCGGGCGCGGCGATGCGGCCGGGCCGCGCGCTCGCGAGCGCCACCACGATCACCGATGTGGCCCGGCACGCGCTGGCCGAGGCGCGCCGTCCGCAGGCGGAGCTGCTCGTGGTCGGTGCGGCCGGTGCGGGCCGCGCGCCGGAACGGGAGGAGCTAGGGGCAGCGCTCCGAAGTGAAGGCGTCGCGCGGCGCGTCGTTGTGACGACCGACATCGAGATTGCGCTCGCGGCCGCGTTCGGCGAGGCGCCGGGGATGGTGGTGAGCGGAGGGACCGGCAGTGTCGCGGCGGGCCGGGGGGCGGATGGCGCGCTCGTCCGCATGGGCGGCTACGGCTGGCAGATGGGCGACGAGGGGAGCGGCTACGCGATCGGCCGCGCCGCGCTTGGCACCGTGAGTCGCGCGCGGGATGGGCGTGGACCCGCGACGGCGTTGAGCGATCGGCTGCTCGCCGCCACCCGGAGCGAAGACTTCGACGCTCTGGTCCGCTGGGCGGCGGGTGCCAATGCGGCCGAGGTCGCCGCACTCGCACCGCATGTGCTGGAGGTGGCGGCACAGGGCGACGTCGTCGCGCAGGGCATTGCAGACTATGCGGCGCGCGAGCTGTCTCAGCTCGCGCTCTGTCTCCGGCCGCTGCTCCAAGGCAACGGCGCGATTCCGGTGGTGCTCGCCGGTGGATTGCTCGAATCGAGCGCCGGCCTCCGGCGCGCGGTGCGGCAGAAGCTCGACGGCGGAGCGGGCGTACGCGTCATGGAGCAGACGGCGGACGCGGCGCTTGGTGCGCTGGCATTGGCCCGCCGGCTCGATGCCGGCGGCGATGAACGTGCGATCCGCTAGGGGGGCTAACCGCCGCGCCGCACACGCGGGTCACTGGTGGAACGACCCAGCCACCACCACCATCCATCCCCACTTCCAGCCCTGACAACCACCAGTGGCCCTGCGCGGCTCGCCTGAGCGTGGAGCGGAGCCCCGGCCGGCGAGCGATGTAGGATAGGAGTCGAGGTGGGGATGCTGACGTGAGCTACGTCACGTTTCCGACGTGCAGTCTGCTGCGCCAGTAGCCGTATCCGAAGTAGAGCACGAGCCCGATCGCGAGCCAGAGCCCAAAGCGCTCCCAAGCCTGGTGGGGCAGTCCCTTCATGACGAAGACGCAGAGCAAGGCCGATATGATCGAGACCGGCCAGACGAACGGCACCCGGAATGGGCGGTGGCGCTCCGGTTCCTTGTAGCGCAGCACGAGCACGCCGATCGAGACCAGCGCGAACGCGAAGAGGGTGCCGATGTTGGTGAGGTCGTAGGTTTCTCCCGCGTCGCCCACCATCGCCGCGAGTGCCACGAGGACGCCGGTGATGAGCGTCGTGACGTAGGGGGTGCGGAAGCGGCCGTGCACCTTGGCGGCCCAGGAGGGGAGCAGTCCGTCGCGCGCCATGGAGAAGAAAATGCGCGGCTGCCCGTACTGGAACACCAGCAGCACGGCGGCCATCGAGACCACCGCGCCGAGCGAGATGATCCAGCCGACCGTGGTGTAGCCGGCGAGGTTGAGCGCCTCCGCCAGCGGATCGGCCACCGCGAGCTTCTGATACTTCACCATGCCGGTAAGCACCGCGCCGATCACGATGTAGATCACCGTGCACACCGCGAGGCCGCCCAGGATGCCAATCGGCAGGTTGCGCTGCGGATTCTTGGTTTCCTCGGCGGCGGTCGAGATCGCGTCGAATCCGATGTAGGCGAAGAAGACGATCGCCGCGCCCTGGTGGATGCCCCGGAAGCCGTTCGGCGCGAATGGGTGGTAGTTGGCCGGATCGATGTGGGTGAGCCCCGCCACCACGAAGAGCGCGAGCACCAGCAGCTTGATGGTCACCATGATGTTGTTCGCGCGCGCGCTCTCACGTACGCCGCGGAGCAGGAGCCAGGTGATCAGCATGACGATGGCGAACGCGGGCACGTTGAGCAGCACCGGCACGCCGGCCACCCGCGGCGCAGAATAAAGGAGACCGTGCACGGCCGGATCCGGGCTCAGCAGGGCCGTCCGGTATCCGGTCGTGAGCCATACCGGCGGTTGCGCGCCGATGGAGCCGAGCAGGTTGCTGAAATACCCGCCCCAGGAGATGGCCACCGCGACGTTGCCGACCGCGTACTCCAGGATCAGGTCCCACCCGATGATCCACGCCACCAGCTCGCCCAGCGTGGCATAGGTGTATGCGTACGCGCTCCCCGCCTGCGGAATCATCGCGGCGAGCTCCGCGTAACAGAGCCCGGCGAGGGCGCAGGCAAATCCCAGCAGCACGAACGAGAGCACGAGCGCCGGTCCGGCGCCGACCCGGACGACGTTGCCCGCCGCGTCCAGCTGCCCCGCCGCCGCCGTGCCGATGGCGCTGAAGATGCCCGCGCCGATCACGGC
This genomic interval from Gemmatimonadales bacterium contains the following:
- a CDS encoding iron-sulfur cluster assembly accessory protein, with the protein product MSSIEQQAPAAGFALTITSRAAQEVLKFIAAEQVPADTAGLRVSVLPGGCSGFKYSLNIEERPLEDDLTFEAGGVRVFVDGFSAQYLNGVTVDYVSSMQGSGFTFSNPNATGGCGCGSSFTA
- a CDS encoding sodium:solute symporter; its protein translation is MSSLDLFVILAYCATSLGVGLWVARNPRTAGDYFLGARDLPAWAILLSIVATETSAITVISIPGTGARGDLTFLQLALGFIIGRIAVAVWLLPGYFRGEQETAYARLGSRFGTGTRRTMSGIFLVTRFLGDGVRIFASAIPLALVTGWSAPVSILVIGTVTMVYTWFGGFKAVVWADVFQLSVYVAGGVVALAIACHLAGGVEMVLAQAAEMGKLRMIDPTISFTRTYTLLGGLIGGAMLSAASHGTDHLIVQRLLASRSLRDARTALVGSGFAVFAQFLLFLLVGTAIWAAAAVPASAASDQIFPRFVIERLPAGLAGLVVAGILAAAMGTHSSAINALASSLTHDLYVGWTGRRDPVHLLRVGRLFSAAWAILLMAGALLFYAFDSEGRTPVVVLALSVASIAYGGLLGAYVLAGKWSRASGRDVIAGVVVSLAVMLVVFFASALARQPGLGWLTPAARLAWPWYVPLGTLLTVGVALLAGRFAPAPARGKAIWIES
- a CDS encoding BadF/BadG/BcrA/BcrD ATPase family protein — protein: MDRVLIGVDAGGSKTSAVVAEGETVLARTTGPGAAMRPGRALASATTITDVARHALAEARRPQAELLVVGAAGAGRAPEREELGAALRSEGVARRVVVTTDIEIALAAAFGEAPGMVVSGGTGSVAAGRGADGALVRMGGYGWQMGDEGSGYAIGRAALGTVSRARDGRGPATALSDRLLAATRSEDFDALVRWAAGANAAEVAALAPHVLEVAAQGDVVAQGIADYAARELSQLALCLRPLLQGNGAIPVVLAGGLLESSAGLRRAVRQKLDGGAGVRVMEQTADAALGALALARRLDAGGDERAIR
- a CDS encoding amino acid permease → MRQLFQRKPISQLLAEGDNPNALKRALGAGDLIMLAIGAVIGAGIFSAIGTAAAGQLDAAGNVVRVGAGPALVLSFVLLGFACALAGLCYAELAAMIPQAGSAYAYTYATLGELVAWIIGWDLILEYAVGNVAVAISWGGYFSNLLGSIGAQPPVWLTTGYRTALLSPDPAVHGLLYSAPRVAGVPVLLNVPAFAIVMLITWLLLRGVRESARANNIMVTIKLLVLALFVVAGLTHIDPANYHPFAPNGFRGIHQGAAIVFFAYIGFDAISTAAEETKNPQRNLPIGILGGLAVCTVIYIVIGAVLTGMVKYQKLAVADPLAEALNLAGYTTVGWIISLGAVVSMAAVLLVFQYGQPRIFFSMARDGLLPSWAAKVHGRFRTPYVTTLITGVLVALAAMVGDAGETYDLTNIGTLFAFALVSIGVLVLRYKEPERHRPFRVPFVWPVSIISALLCVFVMKGLPHQAWERFGLWLAIGLVLYFGYGYWRSRLHVGNVT